The following is a genomic window from Salvelinus sp. IW2-2015 unplaced genomic scaffold, ASM291031v2 Un_scaffold16299, whole genome shotgun sequence.
TGGTAAAAATGGAATAGAAATCAttcttacaaattaataaaaaatctcaTGCAGCATCTTCAGAAAGGGCCTGAGGGTATATCTTTGTAAgaggaaagaaaacaaatgaaTATTTTAGTTATATaaatcaaacacatcaaaatacaacCAAATCCAGTTTCTTACTCTAGATAACCAAAACCAGTTCATCTTCTTTGTCCACACCATTTTCAGAGAAGTGATTAAAACACAAACACTCTGGCAGCTACATACAGCTAGTTGATTGATTGTATTTGCCAAACAACGTCTAAATCTGAAGGCGGCAATTTCTTCACTGCATGTAAACACGGGAAACTGTGGTTTCTCACGGCCTTTATTTAGGACACTGTCCTCTTGGAGCCTGTCCTAGTCTTTGATTGAGACATCCGGTTAAATTAGTAAAGAAAGTAGAAGGTTGGAGAGAAGTGCTATATGTGTAATATGTGTAGCTTTGAAGCATAACTCAGAGAGGGTTCTGAGTCATTGCAAACGGTCTGTGCTGTTGATCTTAGTGCTTTATGGAGGGTATTCTTATAGTGGAAGTGAGAATGTTGGAATGCATAGAACCAAGGCTTGGCACCACTTAAAAGAGCACACCACAAAATAGCCATAGAATGACGCTTGCTTGTGGCATCTCATCTATGCCCTTTTGTTTGTGTCAGTAGAACCCAGTAGAGGCCCGTCTAGGGATAAAATAGGAGCACTGACGAGCACCTCTGGGCCTGggaataatactcagcatgcttcCACATGGCTCTGGGGGTACAGTGAGGGTGACAGAGGTCTGTCAGGTTGACTCTGGACACCCCTAGCACAGAGCACTGGAGAGAGCCAACTGTCACAACCATGAATCATGGCGTACACACAGCCTGTTGGGAGCAGGCCCTGTATGGTGACCCCTCTGATTGATGTGTTCTGCCGTTGCCACATCTCCAATTAAATAAACAAGGGCAAACACAGCTCCGCCCCACATACCACATactttcctctccccttctctacaCCTCCACCATCACCCATCTCAGCACCTCCACTGGGACCCCTTGTGATCAAGGCAACTGGAGGGAAGAAACATTTACTCAACCCTGCTAGCTTTCAGCTGGCAGTGGCTGAGTGATAACAGTAAATTGAGTCTTTGACAAGATAACACAGACCTGTTTTAAAAGGTAGACTACTGAACCAGAAAGATAACATAAGGCGCAAGAGGCTGGATTAACATGGGCAAAATGCTGACTGAGGTTGGTTTGAAACATGAGAAAAGGCAAAGTTTGGGAACGCAATAACATTAGCTTATtgctcttcttttttttcttttttttacctagAAATTATATTTTACACACAGCATAATCATATAAATACACTATACAATGcaatataaaataattatttCTTAAAAGGAATATGTTCAGGGTTTGTTTAGGTATGCTGGTTATGATACTAGCACCATACAAAAAATAATGACTCAAAATAAGTCGAGTgaaaaaggcacttccgggtctCGTTGAATGACTCGTGGGTAAATGATGGCCTCTCTCTCATCATGCTGGAACACAGAAACTGGTGTGTCTGTGCACACACTTATCTCCCATTCCAACATGAACATGTCCAGAACGAGGCACTGCAGATAAGTCGGTTCAGATCTCCTGTCTCCATGCAAAGACACCCAACTCGTTTGTCTCATCTTTTATCTTTTTAGTTTTTCTTGTCACTTCATTCCAGCAATAACTATGAACTGACTGCTACATTTCATAATTCTTCCTTTCTCACTTCCTTgattctccatctcttcttttgCTCATTGTCAGACTTCCACTTCTCGCAGCACCTCTTGAGTGTTGGGCGGTGATGCCACACTGATGTCGAAGCAGGTCACCATCATGACACGTGACTTGCATAGGTTGACACAGAACTCCAGCTCCTCTGTGACCTGACCCAGGGCCTGCAGGTACTCCTGGGACTCCTTGTCCAAATCCTGGTCCACCTCAACTGgatgagaagagacaggagagcagaggagtAAAGTCCTGGTCACACACAATCAACTGAAAACTGGAAGACTGTCCACAGAATCAAGTTAACTTTCAATAGGAAGATAACTTTCTATTTTTGTAGGGAACATtaataataaaaatgtgtacATCTCCATATGCCCCAATCCTGGTAGAATAATGTAGCAGACACTCACACTCTCCTATCCACTTGCAAGGGTCCATCATCAGCCGGGTCTTGGTGTCCTCTAGCTCTTCCTTAAGTGCCTCATGTTTGACCTTCAGCTCCCTGATCTGCTGCTGCCGCCGCTCCAGAACCTTCAGCTTACTGTTGAAGTACAGcaggccctgagagagagagagagagagagagagagagagagagagagagagagagagagagagagagagagagagagagagagagagagagagagagagagagagagagagagagagagagagagagagagagagagagagagagatgagtgactAAGGAACtgtttgaaataaataataataatagtaattcaCTAGCATTTTTGTTGCTGCTGAAGAATTGCAGGATATACAGACACAGTCGTGTGTATTAACATTTCCTGTCACAATAGAACAAACCTAATTTGAGATATGTGCATGCAACTCGAACAATCCAATTACTTCCTGTTCTTCCCCTCTTAACCCTTACTCCAAACTATTCCCCAACTCCCATTAAAGAATAATCAAGCCTCAGCCATCCAGCAAAATCAACATACCTTCTCAACATCCTGGAATGGATGCTAAagatgagaaaagagaggaaaataaaatacataatgtaaaaaatatgtttgtACTCTAGACAGAGTAATGATCTCATGATCTCTCAAAcaaatacaacacacaaacatgcatgaaTATACAGAGTACTAAACCCTGTATATTGTATGTACACAGAAAAAGCCATGTGCACACAAATAGACATCTGAGAATACAAGCACGGAAACCAGCCATGATGCACACATTGCATGGTATTCCAAAACTGGCCTGGGAACAGTGGGGGATGTGCGAGGCAAAGCACTTCATTACCAGCCATTCAGCCAGTGATGGTTGGGAAAGACAAATTGAAGATCATCTTTTCCTAATTGAAACTAAATCAAACCACCATCCAGCTGATTTAAAATCTTCTCTTAACAAATTCCTGTCTGGCTGCCTCTAACTTGTGGGAGCAGTTAATGACCCGTGGCAAGTGGAGCCAGCCATAAAGAGCCATCAGGCAGCCAGGGATGGGCCATGGTGATGGCTGATAGGGTGTGGGATGTAGAGGGGGGATGCACATTCATCACACATTCCTGGACTGCTctttccaccaccaccactccttCCCCCTCTGTCAATCAGCACCAGCAGTGAGCCCCAGCGATCAGTCATATCTAAAGCAATTAACGCCAGACAATAATTGCCTCCTGATCTCTTCACATTCCTggtcacacagacacataaagacTTTGGGATTCGCCATTGGCCAGACTAAAGATCAAACATCTCAGATGCATATTTTCACCTTGTTCTTTAATAAGAACCTGAGAAAGAGTGAGCTAAGACCTTCCCACGATGTCATGCCTATAGGCCCGACTCCACCAGGGGGCAAAGGGAGGCTTAACACTCTCAGTTAAAACTTGTGCCCCCTCAGTTTTAGTTGTATGTCCCGATATGAAAATATAAACAATTATTGAGTGACAGGTTGATGCAAAATCTGTATCTCCGCTGCGCTGTGTCAGCACAGTGGACAGAGTGTGCCGCGGTGTGTGCaggggggctatggaaagccactggggcaGTTAGGTATGACTCCTTTGGGTATCCATGGAAAACACTTTTCATCTGTGGTAGGCTAAGCGAATAACGTAATACGCCTCTAcctgtaatatttgattttgatttatacGGGCGCGGTCAAGTTTACTGTTGAAGCTGCTTCACTCAACTCTGCCTCACGCCCCACCACTACAGAGTTTAgttagcttcttagctagctGTTAAAAACATTAGTGCTATTAACCttagcctatttagctagctcaCTGCCACGATGGATATCAGAAATTGCCTTCGCCAACGTACCCACACAAAGCCAAAGTGTAAAATAATGTTCTTGGATGCTGTCagtggtgaaatgtcagaacgatTCAGAGAACGCAACAGCCAATTGGTGGAGGCCATTTGTGCCCTTGACTTTCTAGATTGAAAAAGTTGAAACTACTGCTAGATCTAAGTaaaaccaggctgtatcacaaccggccgtgattgggagccccatagggtggtgcacaattggcacagcgtcgtccgggtttggccggtgtaggccatcattgtaaataagaatttgttcttaactgacttgcctagttaaataaaggttaaataaaaatgtaaaaaacaataataaaaaaattaagattTGGTGGAAGCTGAGTTTAGTGTCGCTCGCCAGTTTTTGCAGACTGAAATTGCCCGCTCTGGCTACATTGAGGACGATATGGACCCCACTTGATATCCTGCAACGATTCTCTGGGCCTCTCTCCGCTATGCCGACCGTGCTTACTGGACTGACACATGGATTGACCTTTGGGGCGTCCACAGCTACATGCGAGAACTcattttccactttgacaaacgTGTTCAGTCAGCACAGAAGAAGCATGCTACAGTACACCTGAGGAAAGCTCAACTAATCCAACTGGAATTTGAGGGGGATCTTACATGAAGATTTCGGGGAGAATGGTATGATCGATTACTCAGGAAGTTCCACAGAGAATCAGCTGCAAACTCTTCTGAAAAGGTAAGAACAATCTAGCtggttgttttttaaaatcaaaatctTGGTGGTGTTGCCAGTGGTGTCATTTCAGCAAAAACCTAGGGTATGGAATGGCAAAATGACTTCCTTAGACACCAGTCTAGGTTTTCAAAAGCCTCGCTTTAGCGTGTagggtgctgtccatggtgctgatagagTGCAACAATTTGTCACTTCTTGGTCAAAAGCACTCTATGGTCTCGGTATTTTAACTTTTATGTTGATTATGGTATTGCGTGACATAAGCAGACTTTAATATAATTCAAATGCAAGAACCCCAAATAATTGTGCCCCCTCACCGATTTCCACTGcccccttagtcactttatcctggcgcTGGGTCTGCATGCCTGACTTCAACGTAGCACATTCAGAATATTGAGATCAATGTGACACGTGCAGACTATTGCTGAGCTTGACATTGCTaagcagtatgtactgtatgtattgatgAACTTAAACCTAATGACTCTAAAATAAGTGGAGTAACAGTATGGGGAGCTTGTATTACAGACAGTAAGCATGACCCTTCACTCACCTCAACCAAGTCCTCCTGTCGTCGCCTCTGGAGCCGTTCCACATCGTCGATCTCGTACACCTTGATCTCGAAGGGTTCCTTCAGTGGTCCTGACATGGGCGGCAGGTCCACCCACTGGCCAGCTGTGCCAGCCTTCTTCCCCAGTGACGAGGTGTCTGGGAGGGGGGCCGGGATGAGCCGCCTCCGCTGTAGCcctggagagacacagacagacaggcacctcAATTACTGCTGGAAATATACAATGGTAATATCTGCCAGGGCCGAGCTGTACAGCTCTATCTATTAGTAAATATGTATGAGACTGAGATGTAAAGAGGGTGAGACTGAGATGTAAAGAGATAGCCAGCTTTACACAGGCCTCCTGAGCGTGCTGTTGATTGCATATGTATAAGGCTTTCACCACTGTCTATTTTAAATCCCTACCAAACAATATGAATTTAAAAGATTGACTGCATAAATCTAAGACAGCTGGAACAAGTGGAAGTGTCTGCTGCTGTTCAACTGAGTTCAAAGACATCTAATTTCTGCTGCATCAGAAAGGTGACAAAACCAACTATAAGaatcacattttaaaaagttagATTGATGAGGTACAACATTTCCTGGGGGAGTTGGGGAAAGCGACAGTTTGTCCTTGATGTTGTTTGGATATTCTGTGCTATACTTCTCTGGCATACTGCTTCATTCAGGAGATCTGTAGAAATGTATTTCTTATTTCAGATGGGAACATGACACACATAAAGTCAACAGCAGTGAACCTTGACCCTTAACAACCCTTAACAAGAGATTGTCTAAGCTGATCTGCACAGCAATCGGGGGTATTTATAGACATGCTGTGTAACATTTAGACAATAGGCTTTATTGAGGAGTGGTTAGGGCTTATGACCTCCATGAACAACCTCCTCCATTATTTAACAAGTGGACTGTTTGACATCACACAGTTGCTTGTAAATAACAACAAAGACTgggcttaacctctcttgggtagggggctgtattttcacgtccggatgaaaagtgtgcccagagtaaactgcctgctactccggcccagatgctaggatatgcatattattagttgatttggatagaaaacactctgaagtttctaaaacggtttgaatgatatctgtgagtataacataactcatatggcaggcaaaaacctgagaagaaatccaaccgtctgctcctagtgatagcgtgtcatgaattttgattactgggctaaacgcactaacaaaaaggatgtatttggacataaatgatggacttcatcgaacaaaacaaacatttattatggaactgggattcctgggagtgcattctgatgaagatcatcaaaggtaagtgaatatttataatgctattctgacatctgttgactacacatggcggatatctgtttgggttgtgttggtctctgagctctgtactcagattattgcaaggtgtgctttttccgtaaagtttttttgaaatctgacacagcggttgcattaagaagaagtggatctaaaattccatgcataaaagttgtatcttttagcaatgtttattatgagtatttctgtaaattgatatggctctctgcaaaatcatcggatgttttggaactactgaacataacgcgccaatgtaaactcagatttttggatataaatatgaactttaccaaacaaaacatacatgtattgtgtaacatgaagtcctatgagtgtcatctgatgaagatcatcaaaggttagtgattaattgtatctctatttctgctttttgtgactcctctttggctggaaaaatggctgtgtttttctgtgacttggctctgacctaacataatcgtttggtgtgcttttttttgcctttttgaaatcggacactgtgactggatttacaacaagtgtatctttaaaatggtgtaaaatacttgtatgtttgaggaattttaattatgggatttctgttgttttgaatttggcgccctgcagtttcactggctgttgaagaggtgagaCACTactgtcccacataccctagagaggttaaacaagACAACTTGTAAAAGGACCTGAGTAATGCTTGGGATTTTATGGAACTTTCACATTTTTGAATGCCTCAATCCATTCCCAGACTAAACCTACAGTATGCTGTTGTTCAGGATATTATCAGATAGATAATGCATAATGATGTATACAGGTTCAGAGCTATTACCATTGCGTTTCTTGGGGGATTTGGATGTCCTGGGGCGGCCTGAGGAGGACATTCCACTCTCACTCATTGAGTCGTGTGCAGAGGAGGCGCTGCCTGTGGCCTCGCTGTCCCGGATCATGCTCTCATAACCACTGCTGCCCCCGCTGTGGTAGaagagggctgtgcggcccataGCTGGGGGCAGCTCTCCACTCAGAACACTGCTATTGTCACTGCCATGGCCACTGCTGTAGCGCTGCGGCCTTCTGGGGGCTGTGATCTTACTGTAGGGGGAGGGCAGCATGGCCACGGGGGACTTGTCATCACTCAGGTTCACCCCACTGTCATTACCACTGTCAGAGTCCCCTGAGCCCCTCAGGTGTTTGCCTGATGTGCTGCCTGATGCCAGCTCACTGACCCGGCTGTTGGCTGCCCGCATAGCATGCTTGGTGCCCATGATGGTCCCCCGGCCAGGCTTGCTGCTGACGGCTGCCGTGGCTCGCGGGGCGGAGGTCTTGCCAGTCGGGGGAAGGTTGGCATTGGGGTTCCTGGTTGCTGGAGCTGCCAGGGACTTTGTGGAGGAGCTCAGGCCCTTAGAGTTGCTCGCTGACAACGAACGGTCCTTACTTCCATTGACCGCTCCTAGTGCCCTGGGGTTAACACTACCTTTGACCTGCCCAGGTTTACCTAGAGCACCTGTAGCACAACAGGGGGAGGTTGGGGATGTAGCAATGGGAGAGCTGGTTGAGTTTGGTACACCGAATCTGGGAATGGATCTGCTGGACTTGCTGCAGCCCAGGCTGGCTCCACTGTTTTCTCGACTGAGAGTGGGCTTGGAGCCCACCATGGACATGCTGTCACTCCTTTCCAGAGGCATCTGACTGCCGTAATGCTGCCGACTAGCATCTCCTCTGGCCCTCAGACTGGATGTGGCTTTGGCCGGGGTGTAGTCACCTCTGAGGCTGGAGGTTTTGAGACTGTTGGAGTCTACTCTGCAGTGGATCTCTAGCtcatcctctgacaccgccccCCTGGTAATTTTGGGCCTCCCTGCTTCACCGTACACAGACTTTAAGGCACTTTGGGGCAGCAGAGGCCTGTTCTTCTGATCCAGACTGGACTTACGcactggaggtggaggaggtgaggtACCACCAGGTTTGGGGAGCATGCTGGCTTGCTGCCCATTTGCCTTTCCATTCTTCCCCAGAGAGGAGAACTTGAGAATGTTGGTTGTAGTGGTGATGTTCTGGGTTGTGGCCTTGGTCTCTGGGGAGACGTGGATGACAGGCACAGTGCCCAGGGTGGTGGCCCCTCGTCTGAGCTGAGGCATCTTGCTGGGGGGCTCCGCTTTCTTACTGGTGGACTTCTCACAGCCGTCCACCACCCTCTGAGCTGAGGTAGAACCCTGCACCTTGGGTGGGCGAGATACACCATTGCTGTTGACAACACCAGCTTTGCGGCAGGGAATGCCACTTACTGGGGTTCTGGGGAGCTTGCTGGGGGCGCTGGAGTCTGGAAGCTGAGGTTCAGAGTGGTTGACAATGCGCTGCCAGGGGTCCTCCTGCTTGacttcctgtctctgtggttcacgactgctgctgctactataggctattgatgaggTAGGTTTCACTTTCCTGGGAAGACTGGAGTGGACTATGTAAGGGCCCTGGGAGGGTTGTGAGGAGGAGCTGAGAGAGTTAACTTTAGCTGATTTGGATGGGAATCTGAGGGATCCTTTGGTTGACTCGGGAGACAGAGGGCACTTTGTCAGGGACAGTTTGCTAGGTGCTGTGCTGTCACTGTCCAGTTCAGAAAAGCTAAAGCCACTGTCGTTCAGGGAGTTCTTGGCATCCCTTCGGGATGATTCACAGTGGAACATACCCATGGAATCCAGGTAGAAGGTGCCGTCTGGGCCGATGTGCTTAGTCTGTGGGAGGAAAACGTCTGCAGAGTGTACCCTTTCACTCTCCAGAGTACAGACGCTGACCTCGCTGAGCCAGGAGCTGATGGACGAGCCCCTgctgcccacacacacaaatgagtCATCCTGTAAGGGGGTGAGCACCTCGATGTTGACCTCTGCACCCCTCACAGCAGATGTGTAGGCGTCAAACTCATCGTTGATGCTGCTGATGATGCTGACGGGCCGGGAGCCGGAGGCAAGGGCCTGCAGGGAGCAGTCGCTGTTGAAGCTGATGATGCTGGAGGGCCGCCCGCTGTCTATGATGCTGCCGATGGAAACCTCCTCCACCACAGTGAACACCAGCTCATCCTCTCCGTTCAACTCCACAGGCTGCTGCAGGGTGACCGTAGCCCGGAGGTTGTCCCTGTCCATGTACCTCTCTCTCAGGGTGGAGCGTAGCTGGCACACCTCTACAGGTCCCCTGGTCTGGGTCCTATCAAGGAAGGGGTCCCCAGACTCCCCCTGTTTTCCAACCTGATGGCTCATTCCCACAGGGGGCATTCTGGTGGGGgacctctcctctgcttctccgTTGCCCCTGCTTGAGTCTCTCTGCTGTGGTGGAGGGGGAGCAGGCTTGGGTAAGGGCTTCTTGTTGAAGTAAACCTTCTCCCGTACTACTGGCTCAGAGGCTGGCACCGTGGCCACACCCTGTATGAATGGGCTTGCTCTGCTCTCTGACATCACCTTCTCACCATCAGCACTTGTTCTACATATGCTCTGTGACACCCCTCTGGAATGTTCCAGTTTAGACTTAGAAGGGCTGATATGGGGGCTACTGGATGGAGGAATGGCTACAGATTTAGGAGCAAGTTTAGGTGATATGTTCTCCTGGGAGGAGGAGGCTTTAGTTACAGTCTTTGGGGAAACAGAGCCAGGGCATTCCTTTGCTTTGCTGTCCACCTTGGGGCTGGCCTGACTTCCCCTGCCCTCTCCAACAAACGCTGTAGGCTCCTCGCTGCCGTCGATACACTCCAGGCGCTCCTGCAGCTCAGCAAACGTGTTGCACTTGAAGAAGTGATCCCTGTCCAGGGGGCCCTCCTTCCCAGACCGCTTCCTGTTCAGGGAGGGGATGATGGGAACGAAGGTGGGGGGGCCCTCGTTGTCACTTAGCTCCCGGTCTGAGATGGCGGCGCCCCCCGGCCCCACATAGATGACGGTGTCACAGGACTGTTCGCTGCTGGAGGAGTAGTCTGGGTCGCTGAGCAGGGAGGGCAGGTCTGGGTCCAGGGCCACCGTCCGGGGGTGGAAGGGTCTGAGGTGAGGTGGCCGACGGATCCTCCCCTCCTCACAGGAGCTCTCCCCTCCAGAAGAACTGGATGCATACTGCAACACAGAAACATACAGAGACTTACAAAACAGTGTATATAGGAAATGTGCTTAGCACATGAATGTGCTACATACTTAGACTTTCTGCATAATTCACATGTTCAAGACATAACATTTTTACTTTAGACTTATTGAAAAAGTCTATATAATTTTCTCCACCATTTTCCCATTTCCTGCTGTAGATTTACAGTTAATTCAATCGCATAATGAATTCACGGTGGAATACATCGTAAGGCAAATATAAATTACATTAAAATCGTCAGTCAATACATTTAAAGGTTACAGGTTGAACATCAATAGGCACACTGAAATGAATGTCAATAATATGAATCAGTGTCCGTAGAATGCATTATAATTACGCCGAAGACAGATGCTAAATAAATACATGCTGTCATTACACCTAATTATCTGGAGTATATATTTCCCGAATCCGAGGGCATGCATTACACACATCCTTAGGCATTAGGGTTGCGATCAATTctaattgaaggcagtcaattcaggaagtgatttgaatttaaaatCCCACATTCTTCTAACTTTTGACATAAATAGCTTCTCCTTTTCAGTTAATTGAGAAGTCAGTAAAAATGTATGCTGATTTGTTCAATCAttaaattggaatttcagtttacttcctggaTTGACTGCCTAAATTgaaattgagcccaaccctgttaGGCAGCCCTATTGATTACATGATTATGTGTTGAGCAGGCAAGAAAAACTAACTCTGAATTATGGAATTAATAATCTTGCATTAAGAGAGGCCCTGATTAATTTCATACCATGGCCTCCAATTTACAGTAAAGTGGGAATAGCTTTTTCAAGATCTCAGTTACGAATAGGCTACTACATGAAATGGTGAACAGTGCAACTTCTGCTAATAAAGCCACTGTAATACACTCTAGAGATCACTAAATACTTATTATAACTGTGAAAATCTATGGCTTTCCCTCATCAAAACAGTTCCCTGTACATCGAAATATGCTACTGTTCAAATGGAAAATACCCATGTCTATTAATCAATGTAAACAATGTATGATACTGAAAGCTCTGCAAGTCCAGACACAAACCTTGGACTTCTTCTTCCTCATGCGGTGGATGCGTGAGGCCAGCTGGATGGTGGTGAGGGAGTCAGTGTAGTTGGCAGGGGAGTCAGAGATGTGGGCGATCATTGTAGTTCTGCAGTTAATGTTCCCCAGCGACTCTCTCAGCAGCATCGTCAGTTTGCTGTCCCTAGAAATGATACGTTCACACATCACTGCTCAGGAAATGGCAGGATGTTTCAGTCCCTTATATCAGTGTCGGTTTACATTCAACCACGGTTCTCTACGCCTTATATTAGTCTGGGTTGCCAGAGATTTTTTGAATATCACATTTGGAAGAACTGGTTCTTCGACTGTTATGTCGGGTTCTAAGCTGAACGCTCCTTTTATAGTATATTTCCTCCCGTTTTCGCTCGCTCTCCCCATTTCACACTTTGTCTGCACTGCATTCCCCAAATGAAACGTTCTAGCTCTTCACCTCATTTCTGATTCCATAGTGTAGCAAACTACATAGCTAACACTGAGATATTTCTTTAAGTCTATAGCACGCTAGATAAACACAGCCTTGATAGTCAAGTTAAATGTACTTGCATAAACTTGTCTCGAACATTTTCATTACATGACTCGACTCCTTTGCATATTACATATTCAAGGTATAGATAGAAAGTTCAGTACTAGTTCCCCTACCTGTAAGGTACGTGCTTGGCTCCATTGGCTAAAGCCATGATAACGTTTCCCAGTgcagtgagagacagacacaggcctCCCCCTCCGTCTCGGCTCTTACTGAGGACCTTCTCACAGCTCCCCAAGTCTATGAGGTGCAGCCTGCTCCGTCCGCCCGACACTGTAGATGACACAGGAGGAAGAACCAGGTGAAGTTATATCTCAgcacagacacagtcagacacTCCCTCTGCAGGGTTCCCACATGCTGCTGCTGCGCCTTACAGTCAGGAGTGGCAcagtccagaccagaccagacatggCAGTCTGATTTATTCATGAGTAAGCCTCTCGGTCTGAAGTGATTCAAATCTGGGCTGAGATTGTCTCAGTTTAACAGACAGGTAATAACGTTCCAGACACATAAAAGTATCTTGTTGTCACATATATACAAAACAAAGGAGGACAATCACTGTATTTGGTACCTAAATAGTCATTGGAGATGATGACTAGTTTGGGGGGCTGTGCTatgaaagtaaaagtatacattGATTCAGTTTAGACGGAAGGGGAGCAGAATTTCTCAAAATGTTTTTCAGCAGAGGGGCAGCACATTGTAATGTAGGTCActgatattttatttcagattaaaatctaatcaaatcaaatataacaagtgtagacttaactgtgaaatgcttgcttacaagcctttacacaagaatgaagctatatacagggagtaccagtaccagatcaatgtgcagggatatgaggtatttgaggtagatatgcacatgaaggcagggtaaagtgactaggcatcaggatagataataataataagagtaaaataaagaacagagtagcaacagcatatgatgagtgtaaaagtgtgtgtgtgtgtgtgtgtgtgtgtgtgtgtgtgtgtgtgtgtgtgtgtgtgtgtgtgtgtgtgtgtgtgtgtgtgtgtgtgtgtgtgtgtgtgtgtgtgtgtgtgtgtgtgtgtgttgtgtgtgtgtgttgtgtgtgtgtgtgtgtgtgtgtgtgtgtgtgtgtgtggtgtgtggtgtgtgtgtgtggtgtgtgtggcagtagcctagtggttggaacgttggactagtaaccgaaaggttgcaagatcggatccccgagctgacaatgtaaaaatctg
Proteins encoded in this region:
- the LOC112080381 gene encoding kinesin-like protein KIF26A isoform X4 — its product is MDWKELAAQKLNLSSKRKKHQPPSLLHPGAQEPSIYPTNFSGILQLSPPPAPPCLLRAVSKVKENPGMGKVKVMMRICPSLEAPDSSESMSFLKVDPRKKQLTLYDPSVNDHANSGHRRATVAIPKIFAFDAVFTQDASQAEVCSGTVSEVIQSVVNGADGCIFCFGHVKLGKTFTMIGKDGSTQNLGIVPCAISWLFKLINERKEKTGTRFSVRVSAVEICGKDEALKDLLSEVSTGSLQDGQSPGVYLREDPICGTQLQNQSELRAPTAEKAAFFLDAAIAARSTSRPDSDEEERRNSHMLFTLHIYQYRMEKSGKGGMSGGRSRLHLIDLGSCEKVLSKSRDGGGGLCLSLTALGNVIMALANGAKHVPYRDSKLTMLLRESLGNINCRTTMIAHISDSPANYTDSLTTIQLASRIHRMRKKKSKYASSSSGGESSCEEGRIRRPPHLRPFHPRTVALDPDLPSLLSDPDYSSSSEQSCDTVIYVGPGGAAISDRELSDNEGPPTFVPIIPSLNRKRSGKEGPLDRDHFFKCNTFAELQERLECIDGSEEPTAFVGEGRGSQASPKVDSKAKECPGSVSPKTVTKASSSQENISPKLAPKSVAIPPSSSPHISPSKSKLEHSRGVSQSICRTSADGEKVMSESRASPFIQGVATVPASEPVVREKVYFNKKPLPKPAPPPPQQRDSSRGNGEAEERSPTRMPPVGMSHQVGKQGESGDPFLDRTQTRGPVEVCQLRSTLRERYMDRDNLRATVTLQQPVELNGEDELVFTVVEEVSIGSIIDSGRPSSIISFNSDCSLQALASGSRPVSIISSINDEFDAYTSAVRGAEVNIEVLTPLQDDSFVCVGSRGSSISSWLSEVSVCTLESERVHSADVFLPQTKHIGPDGTFYLDSMGMFHCESSRRDAKNSLNDSGFSFSELDSDSTAPSKLSLTKCPLSPESTKGSLRFPSKSAKVNSLSSSSQPSQGPYIVHSSLPRKVKPTSSIAYSSSSSREPQRQEVKQEDPWQRIVNHSEPQLPDSSAPSKLPRTPVSGIPCRKAGVVNSNGVSRPPKVQGSTSAQRVVDGCEKSTSKKAEPPSKMPQLRRGATTLGTVPVIHVSPETKATTQNITTTTNILKFSSLGKNGKANGQQASMLPKPGGTSPPPPPVRKSSLDQKNRPLLPQSALKSVYGEAGRPKITRGAVSEDELEIHCRVDSNSLKTSSLRGDYTPAKATSSLRARGDASRQHYGSQMPLERSDSMSMVGSKPTLSRENSGASLGCSKSSRSIPRFGVPNSTSSPIATSPTSPCCATGALGKPGQVKGSVNPRALGAVNGSKDRSLSASNSKGLSSSTKSLAAPATRNPNANLPPTGKTSAPRATAAVSSKPGRGTIMGTKHAMRAANSRVSELASGSTSGKHLRGSGDSDSGNDSGVNLSDDKSPVAMLPSPYSKITAPRRPQRYSSGHGSDNSSVLSGELPPAMGRTALFYHSGGSSGYESMIRDSEATGSASSAHDSMSESGMSSSGRPRTSKSPKKRNGLQRRRLIPAPLPDTSSLGKKAGTAGQWVDLPPMSGPLKEPFEIKVYEIDDVERLQRRRQEDLVEHPFQDVEKGLLYFNSKLKVLERRQQQIRELKVKHEALKEELEDTKTRLMMDPCKWIGEFEVDQDLDKESQEYLQALGQVTEELEFCVNLCKSRVMMVTCFDISVASPPNTQEVLREVEV